Genomic segment of Colletotrichum destructivum chromosome 5, complete sequence:
CTAAATTGGGTAAACAAGCCATAGTGACGCTAACAAACAAGGCTTGGTCCAGGTAAGGTATTCCCTACCTGAGCTTCGGAGAGTGGGGGGTTGTCACCCGCTTGATAAACTGAGTACGAATCCGAGGGGCCGGTTAGAGTTTCCGGCCCCGAAAGACATATCGCCGGCTGAACTTAGGTTGAGTATGCTTTGGTAGGCCAAGGTTATAAAGCATGAGAATAATTTCATGGGTTCATCGTAAAAGCAAACTCTTTGAAGCAGGGGCACTCAAAGGGTTGACCCCCCGTGACCGGTCGTGTAAAACATCCCCATTCGGTTCTGACGGAAGTAATGTCCAAGCTGGGCCGATCTTGCGAAGGAGGTGCTCGAAGGCTATACCTACACGTGCTTTACTTTTTTTTGTAGTTGCAGCCAAGGTTTTCCCGGTGCATCAGGTAGACTGTAAAGGTGCAGCAGCCACAATTAACTCAGCAGCAGTAACCCTGTCTACTCGCGTACTTATTCAGTTCGCTCTCCAGAACAAGGCAGGGCGCATCAGCGAAACCTTGCGCGATATCTCAACCGCAGGCAAAGTCTACTGTATAACCTTGTTTGCGCGTCTAAGCTCGCTTAAGAACGGGCGCATGCTTTTTTCATCGTGCATTTTCTCCACTATTCCTCCGCTCTTAGTTTAAACATATCATCTTTCGGTTTCTGTGTTGATCAATTCTAGGCAACCCTCGCCCGGACCATCCCTCTCTTGGTGAAAACGGGTTACGGCCGCGCTTGGTGGGAGACAATGAATCCATGTCCCATGAATCACCTCGAAATTCCTAGGTGCGGGGTAGAAACAGTCAAGGTTTGGGGATACGGTAGTGTAGGTCTACATTGTATTTGCGGATCGGGGCCTAGAATTATTTGGCAACCAATGAAGATACATGCAGTCTTACCTGGATGCTTCAGCTCTGTCGAATCGGGGATCGATGCAGAAGTTTTCTAAAGATTTTGGTCTGTTCCATCAATACCAACTAATGCTTGTCGGCTAACTTATGCTCCTTTGTCATGTATCTGAGGTGTTGTTCGGTCATCTTACAAATTCTCTCAGTTCCCAGCCCTGAAGTTGCTGGAATCTCGCGTTACCAGTGTGTCGTAGGATATAAGGCGTTGAATGCTGCCCGCAGTTAATGGCGTCGTTTTTGCGACACAGTACAAATACACTATTAGTATCTTTAGTAGCACTTACTAGTATGTGTGGCCAGGAGTGTTAATGTGGTACGTTTGAGTTTGAGTTGAAAGTTTCGGATGCCATCTTTCTATGCGCATCTAGACCCTCCCGCAACACGAGATTGGCGATGGTCATGAACTGGAAGCCACATATGGACGAAGATATGGGTCATGTGGTCAGTGAGAAATTCAAGGGCTTGATACGAGTCAAGTTATCTGAAATCAGCGCTTAGCCTAGATGGGCAGTTTGTTAGACGTAGTGACTGTTGTGCGGGCGGTTTGTGCTGAAGCATAGGCTGACTGGGAAGCTTGCTTCGGATCATCTTCTGGCTGCAACCGACCGGTCCGTTCCTTGAAGGACATAATTTGAGGGAATGCAAAAAGACAACTGTACAGTTGAGTGAAGCTTCTGAAGATAGGTCTTTGAAGACGAGTCTGGTACGACTGTCAAACACTATCCGAAACGGACGTTGCTTCCACAAAGTGTGCGTGGATGATAGAAGTACGCTATTACTGGAACGTGTGCTCATTAAGTACATAGTACCAGAAAGATCCGGAGAATCATAATCTCGCCTTTGTGAGGCCCGAGGTCTGGGGAGACGTCGAGGTGCGGCCGAAATACCGTTCCTCTTCACGAGAAACAGTAAAATAATGATACATAACAAAGAATTGCTTCAAAAAGCCGATCAGATCTTGCCCATGACACCCGGCTGAATTGCCTCCAGCTTCTGTACAAGCTCGTTCCACACCCGATCTTGCGCctcctttccttccttgCTCGTCACAAACGGCGCCGGTTTCGCAACGGCACAGTCGGACATGTAGTGGCCGTGAGACTCGGCCCCCGCAGATCCCGCAGATACCAAGGTTCTGCTACCATACTCTGTTGTCCGGGCCAGAAGGAGCTTCATGAGCCACATGCGCCATGTTTGGATGTCGCGGGTTAGCTCGGAGTGACAGAAGCCCGGGTTGACATTGTTGACCGTGACGGGGTACTCGGAAGCCGGGTGCAGCTCGGCAAATGTCCTCACGCTGAGCACCTCGAGGAGCTTGGAGAGGGGGTAGAGCTTCTCCACCTCGTCCGAAGACTTGGACGCCTTCTcgttgatggtgttgaagatCTCGCCGTCAGGCGCATTGCGCTGTTCAAATTTCGTCCACCCGTGGACCTCCGAAGATGTGATCGTGAACGTGGGCCGGGTGCTGAActtggccgccgtctccttcatcttggGCAAGACGAGCGCCATCAGGAGGAATGTGGAGACGACGTTGACCGTGATCGTCCCCTCATTATCTTCCATCTGTCTGAACTCGGTGTGGGCcacgccggcgttggcgatgaagatgtcgacacgctccagctcggcgctAAGGCGAGATGCGAACTTTTGCACGCTGGCATACTTGGACATGTCGAGCTCCCAGACTTCGACAACGTGCTTGGCGCAGTTGGTCGTGGCTTCGATGTCCTCTTTGGCGACGCGTCCCTTGTCGAGGCTTCGGACGGCAAGGATCAACTTgctggcgccgaggcgggcAAAGTGTCGCGCGGCTTCCTTTCCGAGGCCGACATTGCTGCCGGTGATCACGACGGTCTTGCCGGCATATGAGCCCTGGGGGTACGGAAGGGATTTGAACAGCTGGCTGTAGAGAAAACTCATTGTGGTTTCGGTTTGTAGATTCAATTGGGATAAACAGGAGAGATGGATGTTCTCAGAAGTGGAAGCTCAACTTTTTGTAGAAGAGGGAAAATCGGAGAATCGAGACCGAGATGAATTGGAGCACACGAGTTCTACCATGGGATCCATACGTTCGTCTTATGTCTTTGGTGGTCCAACAAATGTATGACGGAGTTAGGCAGGAGTTTGTTTGGCCGAGACCGAGCGGACCACTCACACAACGTGCGCCGGACCGAGACCTGGCTAACTCCACATGCCTCCGTCATGGATGGAGAGCGACATACTCCTCTTTTTGACGCTTGTCATTGAATTGGGTTCCTGCAACTCTTCCAGACCGGACCGCACTATGTTTTGTAAGCCCATGAGTCTAAAAAGACCTCTTGGATGTCATACTGCTAGGGGGAAACGGACGGCGTTGGAACGAACAGGTGAGATGTAATGACCTTTGGAGGCGGAAGGCGTGGCTTGGCTTCCGATCTAAAAAGGATGTCAAAATCCCCGTTATGTCCGTTCGTCATTCAACCAACTTACTTCCACAAAGCACCAGTCAACCATCTCTGCAACATTCTCACTCACAATTAAGTAATCAAGCCATCGGGTCCGTGGTATTTGTTTTCGTCTTTTAAAGTGCCAGATGTACCCCACATCGCCCCCACCGAGTGGGATAGGGTAGCGCGCCTGGAGTTTACCGGATTTAGCAACCAAAATCCATCCCCAGCCCCTAAGCCCCACGCTTCTCTAAGAGCAACCAAAGTGGAGGAGCGGACTGGGGGAATAGTCCGCTAACTGTCCGTCATTGCAATGTTGTGTCTGTGCAGTGCTATATCGGCACAGTGTTTGCTGATGCACCGTTCATCGTCCCGTCAGTTGGTCATTCTGCATGACAACACTCCACTCTTATTCAGGGACGTGAGCGAACATGACGATTCAAGATTGAAAGTTGCCGAAGGATGTCGGCGCGCTTCGGCAACGCAGGATTTGTGATCTCGAAAACCTCGGGATTTACACTTATCTCCTCGTTTTCAGTGTTGAGGAAATCGCAGGGCCATGTTTTTTTGGTGTATACTGTGGGGACTAAACCAACATGTGAGGCTGGTAGGACTAAATCGCTACGTTAAATAACATCGCAGTTCCTGATTCCATTGCGATGTCTAACCTGAAGtttcaacaccaacacctgGCAGACAATACAACCACAAGTAAACCAACCGAGTCTACCCATTTATATTCTTTGCGACTCTCCACCCCAAAAATCCCGAAATGGCTGCACCACCTGTTCCCGTCTCTCTTCAGAAGAGCCTCGACGCAACCAAGGTCGAATACGTCAACCTCGGAGCCTCCGGTCTCAAGATTTCTGTCCCCATTCTGGGAGGCATGTCCCTTGGATCGAGCGAATGGATGGACTGggtgctcgacgaggaggagtctTGCGAGATTCTCAAGGCTGCCTACGACCGTGGCATCAACACGTGGGACACCGCCAACATGTACTCCAACGGCGTCAGCGAGGTAGTCATCGGCAAGGCCATCAAAAAGTTCAATATCCCCCGCGAGAAACTGGTCCTCATGACCAAGTGCGCCATgcacgtcggcgaggagacgAGCATGTTCGCCCCCATGCACGCCCAGCAGCTGGCGCAGAGCAAGGACTACGTCAACCAGGGCGGGCTCTCCCGCAAGACGATTtacaaggccgtcgacgacgccctggcCCGCCTGGGGACGACCTACATCGATCTCTTCCAGATCCACCGCTTCGACCCGACcacgcccgtcgaggagaccATGAAGGCCCTCCACGATctcgtccaggccggcaaGATCCTCTACATCGGCGCCAGCTCCATGTGGGCGACTCAGTTCGCGCAGATGcagttcgccgccgagaagaacgGCTGGACAAAGTTCGTCAGCATGCAGAACTTCTACAATCTGGTCTaccgcgaggaggagcgcgagaTGAACCGCTTCTGCAGGGACACGGGCGTCGGGCTCATCCACTGGTCCCCGCTCTTTGGCGGAGCGCTGGCGAGGCCGgtggaggccaagaa
This window contains:
- a CDS encoding Putative NADP-dependent oxidoreductase domain-containing protein: MAAPPVPVSLQKSLDATKVEYVNLGASGLKISVPILGGMSLGSSEWMDWVLDEEESCEILKAAYDRGINTWDTANMYSNGVSEVVIGKAIKKFNIPREKLVLMTKCAMHVGEETSMFAPMHAQQLAQSKDYVNQGGLSRKTIYKAVDDALARLGTTYIDLFQIHRFDPTTPVEETMKALHDLVQAGKILYIGASSMWATQFAQMQFAAEKNGWTKFVSMQNFYNLVYREEEREMNRFCRDTGVGLIHWSPLFGGALARPVEAKKTSVRSQAGGMMSPALTEVDENIIRRVEELAQKKDWSMSHVALAWIRSKGGVPITGFNSIKRIDEAGELRGKTLSEDEVKYLEEPYVPKNIVGHC
- a CDS encoding Putative short-chain dehydrogenase/reductase SDR, NAD(P)-binding domain superfamily produces the protein MSFLYSQLFKSLPYPQGSYAGKTVVITGSNVGLGKEAARHFARLGASKLILAVRSLDKGRVAKEDIEATTNCAKHVVEVWELDMSKYASVQKFASRLSAELERVDIFIANAGVAHTEFRQMEDNEGTITVNVVSTFLLMALVLPKMKETAAKFSTRPTFTITSSEVHGWTKFEQRNAPDGEIFNTINEKASKSSDEVEKLYPLSKLLEVLSVRTFAELHPASEYPVTVNNVNPGFCHSELTRDIQTWRMWLMKLLLARTTEYGSRTLVSAGSAGAESHGHYMSDCAVAKPAPFVTSKEGKEAQDRVWNELVQKLEAIQPGVMGKI